One region of Chryseobacterium muglaense genomic DNA includes:
- a CDS encoding chloramphenicol acetyltransferase — translation MKQLIKLDDWKRKDHYLFFSKFEEPFFGVTINIDCTLAYQQAKSKGNSFFLYYLYRALKAANSIENFRYRIINKEVYLFDEIHASATINRPDETFGFSYMDYNENEELFNKNAKEEIVRVQQSKGLIPAGSGENVIHFSAVPWLDFTSLSHARSFTFPDSCPKISFGKVTENNGKKLISVSIHAHHGLMDGFHIGLFAEKFQELMNEM, via the coding sequence ATGAAACAACTCATTAAACTAGATGACTGGAAAAGAAAAGATCATTATTTATTTTTTTCAAAATTTGAAGAACCTTTTTTTGGTGTAACCATCAATATCGACTGTACTTTGGCGTATCAACAAGCGAAATCAAAAGGAAACTCTTTTTTCCTTTATTATCTTTACAGAGCTTTAAAAGCAGCCAACAGTATAGAAAATTTCCGCTACCGAATTATTAATAAAGAAGTTTATTTGTTTGATGAAATTCATGCTTCTGCCACCATCAACAGACCTGATGAAACGTTTGGTTTTTCTTATATGGATTATAATGAAAATGAAGAATTATTCAACAAAAATGCAAAAGAAGAAATTGTGAGAGTACAGCAATCTAAAGGATTAATTCCTGCTGGTTCGGGAGAAAATGTTATTCATTTTTCTGCTGTTCCGTGGTTAGACTTCACGTCACTTTCTCATGCAAGAAGTTTTACATTTCCGGACAGTTGCCCAAAAATATCCTTTGGTAAAGTAACCGAAAATAATGGTAAAAAATTGATATCTGTCTCTATTCATGCACATCATGGATTGATGGATGGTTTTCACATCGGATTGTTTGCTGAAAAATTTCAGGAATTGATGAATGAAATGTAG
- a CDS encoding glycoside hydrolase family 2 protein, with the protein MSFYSKIFVLLCLCSQLLHSQSKEIQFLSGTDSEHTKEWDFWMSGGRKAGSWNKIQVPSQWEQQGFGSYNYGRDYVTYGKNFKFNDEVGLYKHKFSVPNSWKGKTINIVFEGSMTDTEVKINGQLAGAIHQGAFYEFKYDISDKIIFGKENVLEVKVSKMSADKSVNNAERLADYWVLGGIFRPVYLEASSKENISFTAIDAKANGTFRSNVHLNGIQNVNNLKVELFDVKNNLVGESQVQIQKGDTLKLIQFSINNTKLWTAETPHLYKAKFTLNKNKKTIFQSEEKFGFRTIEIKKGDGIYINGTKIKMKGINRHVWWPETGRAVNKNIDLMDVQLIKEMNMNAVRCAHYPPNKSFLKICDSLGLYVLDELAGWQKKYSTEVGKKLVKEMVTRDANHPSIIFWSNGNEGGHNFDLDSEYAKYDLSNRPVIHAHHKPGNAFNGIDCNHYEDYYSTKNILEGENIYMPTEFLHAQDDGGGGTSLADYWELHWNSKKGAGGFLWAFADEGLVRTDFNNQIDVNAINAPDGVVGPHREKEGSFYAIREIYSPVKIDLKTLPNDFNGIISVENRYHFTNLNEVKFEWKLVKFKTQFSSESSFDVIKTGKVESPSIKPIEKGNINLNLPSNWKENEGLILTATDSFGKEIYTWTWKLKSNDEISQQFSTSLIKEFPVSVVENDSLFILKSDEKEFSIGKKDGLLKSVILDKKGKKISFKDGPVFVNGTMELSSIKSFFEDDNMEIEARYKNGNKIIWKLNHNGILELNYEYSLSGDYQFAGVSFDYPENYVINAKWLGKGPYHVWKNRLQGQTYNVWQNLKNSTRTGQLPWIYPEFKGYFDDVSWLQLDTAEGKLTVGTKEEKMFVRLFDFYGIYGAEGYPKLPSGNISFLDAIPPLGTVLAFNINNETSNLGPESEPNHLNGAFKRNLYFYFGLPDLGDENKQFTMPKENILTD; encoded by the coding sequence ATGAGTTTTTATTCCAAAATATTCGTTCTTTTATGCTTGTGCTCACAGCTTTTGCATTCTCAATCTAAGGAAATTCAATTCCTGAGCGGGACAGATTCTGAGCATACCAAAGAATGGGATTTTTGGATGAGTGGCGGAAGAAAAGCCGGAAGCTGGAACAAAATACAAGTCCCTTCACAATGGGAACAGCAAGGTTTTGGCTCATACAATTACGGTCGGGATTATGTGACTTACGGCAAAAATTTCAAGTTTAATGATGAAGTTGGTCTTTACAAACACAAATTTTCGGTTCCAAATTCTTGGAAAGGAAAAACCATCAACATTGTTTTTGAAGGTTCAATGACCGATACTGAAGTGAAAATCAACGGACAGTTAGCAGGGGCAATTCACCAAGGTGCTTTTTATGAATTTAAATATGATATTTCGGACAAAATAATATTTGGAAAGGAAAATGTTCTCGAAGTAAAAGTTTCAAAAATGTCGGCTGATAAATCGGTCAACAATGCAGAACGTTTGGCTGATTATTGGGTTTTAGGTGGTATTTTCAGACCGGTTTATCTCGAAGCGAGTTCAAAAGAAAATATTTCTTTCACAGCGATCGATGCCAAAGCAAACGGAACTTTTCGCTCAAATGTTCACTTAAATGGAATCCAAAATGTCAATAATTTAAAAGTTGAATTATTTGATGTTAAAAATAACTTGGTTGGTGAATCTCAGGTTCAGATTCAAAAAGGTGATACTTTAAAACTGATTCAGTTTTCCATTAATAATACAAAACTTTGGACTGCCGAAACGCCTCATCTTTACAAAGCAAAATTCACTTTAAACAAAAACAAAAAAACAATTTTTCAGTCTGAAGAAAAATTCGGTTTTAGGACGATAGAAATCAAAAAAGGCGACGGAATTTACATCAACGGAACGAAAATTAAAATGAAAGGCATCAACCGTCACGTTTGGTGGCCGGAAACAGGTCGTGCTGTCAACAAAAATATCGATTTGATGGATGTTCAGCTCATCAAAGAAATGAATATGAACGCCGTTCGTTGCGCTCATTATCCTCCCAACAAGTCGTTTTTGAAGATTTGTGATTCGCTCGGTTTATATGTTTTGGATGAATTGGCGGGCTGGCAAAAAAAATACAGCACTGAAGTGGGTAAAAAGCTCGTGAAAGAAATGGTGACGAGAGATGCAAACCATCCGTCAATAATTTTCTGGAGCAATGGAAACGAAGGCGGACACAATTTTGATCTAGATTCAGAATATGCAAAATACGACCTTTCAAACCGTCCCGTGATTCACGCGCATCATAAGCCTGGAAACGCTTTCAACGGAATCGACTGCAACCATTATGAAGATTATTACAGTACAAAAAATATCCTTGAAGGCGAAAATATTTATATGCCGACCGAATTTCTCCACGCTCAGGACGACGGCGGTGGTGGAACTTCTTTGGCCGATTATTGGGAACTTCACTGGAATTCCAAAAAAGGAGCCGGCGGTTTTCTTTGGGCATTTGCCGATGAAGGTTTGGTGCGAACAGATTTTAATAATCAGATTGATGTGAACGCCATCAACGCTCCCGACGGAGTTGTCGGTCCGCATCGTGAGAAAGAAGGAAGTTTTTATGCGATTCGGGAAATTTACAGTCCGGTAAAAATTGATTTGAAAACGCTTCCGAATGATTTTAATGGAATCATTTCTGTAGAAAATCGCTACCATTTTACCAACTTAAATGAAGTTAAGTTTGAATGGAAATTGGTGAAATTTAAAACACAATTTTCTTCAGAATCAAGTTTCGATGTGATTAAAACAGGAAAAGTAGAATCGCCAAGTATTAAACCGATAGAAAAGGGAAATATCAATTTAAATCTTCCTTCAAATTGGAAAGAAAATGAAGGATTGATATTGACTGCAACCGATTCATTCGGAAAAGAAATCTACACCTGGACTTGGAAATTGAAATCTAATGATGAAATTTCTCAACAGTTTTCAACATCATTAATAAAGGAATTTCCTGTTTCAGTCGTTGAAAATGATTCATTATTTATTTTAAAATCAGACGAAAAAGAATTTTCAATTGGGAAAAAAGACGGTTTATTGAAATCAGTTATTTTAGATAAAAAAGGTAAGAAAATATCTTTTAAAGACGGACCGGTTTTCGTTAACGGAACAATGGAATTATCATCCATAAAATCTTTCTTTGAAGATGATAATATGGAAATTGAAGCTCGTTATAAAAATGGAAATAAAATCATTTGGAAACTGAATCATAACGGAATTTTAGAACTCAATTATGAATATTCCTTGTCTGGAGATTATCAATTTGCAGGGGTAAGTTTCGATTATCCTGAAAACTATGTTATCAATGCAAAATGGCTCGGCAAAGGACCTTATCACGTTTGGAAAAACCGTTTGCAAGGGCAAACCTATAATGTCTGGCAGAATTTAAAAAATTCAACAAGAACAGGACAATTACCGTGGATTTATCCAGAATTTAAAGGCTATTTTGATGATGTTTCGTGGTTGCAATTGGATACTGCGGAAGGAAAATTGACAGTCGGAACGAAAGAAGAAAAAATGTTTGTGAGACTTTTCGATTTTTACGGAATTTATGGAGCAGAAGGTTATCCGAAATTGCCAAGCGGAAATATTTCTTTCCTAGATGCGATTCCACCGTTGGGAACTGTTTTGGCATTTAATATTAATAATGAAACTTCGAATTTGGGTCCCGAAAGTGAACCAAATCATCTGAACGGAGCTTTTAAAAGAAACTTGTATTTCTATTTTGGATTACCAGATTTAGGCGATGAAAATAAACAATTCACAATGCCAAAAGAAAATATTTTAACAGATTAA
- a CDS encoding efflux RND transporter periplasmic adaptor subunit: MKRNIIYITLTFIFLVSCEKKEITSEPEGEIKTEQTEEHGEEAPQTIASLTDEQIKSVGVTLGKIELKELTSTIKANGTLRVPNNNKATITSMYGGIIKTLNVQIGDFVKKGQVIASISNPEYIQLQEQYLTVKSRIAFAEQEYRRQKELFDNDAGAKKNLQSSDAELKTLRTQKSSLQRQLQIMGINPANVNNGNLRSGLVITSPISGTVSNISAQIGSYVDISSPVADVIDNGSLHLDLQVFEKDLPKMKVGQIVHFKLTNNPETEYDAKIFSIGSSFENESKTISVHCSVTGNKAGLIDGMNITGIVSLDKSTTPAVPNEAIVEADSKFYIFIKTDKKTEAHSHAEENDEHEHADEKKTHEKEPKTVNFEKIEVVKGSSDMGYTAITTVTEIPADAAVVTKGAFFVNAKLSNSGDHAH; encoded by the coding sequence ATGAAACGAAATATCATCTATATCACCCTTACTTTTATTTTCCTCGTAAGCTGCGAAAAAAAAGAAATAACTTCAGAACCTGAAGGAGAAATTAAGACGGAACAAACCGAAGAACACGGCGAAGAAGCTCCTCAAACGATTGCAAGTCTTACCGATGAGCAAATAAAAAGTGTGGGTGTTACTTTAGGAAAAATTGAATTAAAAGAACTGACTTCAACGATTAAAGCGAATGGAACATTACGGGTTCCAAACAATAATAAAGCGACCATCACTTCGATGTATGGTGGAATTATCAAGACTTTGAATGTTCAGATTGGGGATTTTGTAAAAAAAGGACAGGTCATCGCATCGATAAGCAATCCAGAATATATCCAGTTACAAGAGCAGTATCTTACAGTGAAAAGTAGAATTGCGTTTGCCGAACAGGAATACAGAAGACAAAAAGAATTGTTTGATAATGATGCCGGTGCAAAGAAAAATCTGCAAAGTTCTGATGCCGAACTGAAAACTTTAAGAACTCAAAAATCATCTTTGCAAAGACAGCTTCAGATTATGGGGATCAACCCTGCAAATGTAAATAATGGTAATTTACGGTCAGGTTTGGTCATCACATCGCCAATTAGCGGAACGGTAAGTAATATTTCTGCACAGATAGGTAGTTACGTTGATATTTCATCGCCGGTTGCTGATGTGATTGATAACGGTTCTCTGCATCTCGATTTACAGGTTTTTGAAAAAGATTTACCAAAAATGAAAGTCGGGCAAATTGTTCATTTTAAACTAACCAACAATCCGGAAACTGAATATGATGCAAAAATATTCAGCATCGGTTCATCTTTTGAAAACGAAAGCAAAACCATTTCTGTACACTGTTCTGTCACCGGAAATAAAGCAGGATTAATCGACGGGATGAATATTACCGGAATTGTAAGTCTTGATAAAAGCACCACACCGGCAGTTCCGAACGAAGCTATCGTAGAAGCAGACAGTAAATTTTATATTTTTATAAAAACAGACAAAAAAACTGAAGCGCATTCTCATGCTGAAGAAAATGACGAACACGAACATGCAGATGAAAAGAAAACCCACGAAAAAGAACCAAAGACAGTCAATTTTGAAAAAATAGAAGTTGTAAAAGGTTCTTCTGATATGGGATATACCGCAATTACTACCGTTACCGAAATTCCTGCCGATGCAGCAGTAGTTACAAAAGGTGCATTTTTTGTGAATGCCAAATTATCGAATTCGGGTGATCATGCGCATTGA
- a CDS encoding glycosyl hydrolase codes for MNIKNIIKLSVICFAFGNLSAQNPWPTVTETAKPWTRWWWMGSAVDEKGLDKQLTTLSKSGFGGVEIVPIYGAKAFETQYINYLSQEWMKMLQFTTSKAKSLQMGVDMSVGTGWPIGGPQVSENDAATKMIVQTYEILPNEKFSEKIVLKDEKQKNLKTIKLDIVTAYNDKNETVVLTDKINADGTLNWKPTSVKWTVYAVFIGKTLQKVKRAAPGGEGYTLDHFSPNATKDYLKTFDKAFGNSNYGIRSFFNDSYEVYNADWTPDFKSEFQKRRGYDLSPYIRYLVGNEENEIAARVKSDYRETLSDLILNRFTKDFTDWAHSKNSKNTNQAHGSPGNLLDLYAAVDIPESETFGSTPFDIIGLKRDSADIQKSDVPDINMLKFSSSAANVTGKKLISNETFTWLTEHFKTSWSQAKPEVEQVFLSGINHVFYHGTTYTPADVKFPGWLFYASTNFVPENSLWPQLSGLNSYVARTQSVLQSGKSDNDLLIYWPIYDQWANPKGKDVTFKIHNIEKWLQPTEFYKNLDNLGKAGYSLDMVSDKMIGEATLNNQNIQVSKEGGSYKVLIVPQLDYLPESTLKNILNLAQNGASVIFQNEPKNIPGFFESEKRKSDLQTLWKSISFQQNGNVKSATFGKGKIILTSEVEKGLEFLKIEREKLTDTGLKFVRRQFDGGKYYYIVNHTSKEINQNIPLNFVGKQVALMNPENGDFGIAQTQKNSVKLQLKSGESIIIKASETADNSLANWKYVEKAEAPLILNQPWQLSFKVGGPELPKSRTLTKLQPWTNFKEDASTQSFSGTGIYTTTFNLKQNKADDYLLKFDKMYESAKVIINGKEAGIVWSNPFEINVGKYLKKGKNTIQIEVSNLMANRIRYMDQNKIEWRNYHEINFVNINYKPFDASNWKVQPSGLDCEIQLIPIHYSK; via the coding sequence ATGAATATCAAAAATATCATAAAACTCAGCGTCATCTGTTTTGCTTTCGGAAATCTTTCCGCGCAAAATCCCTGGCCAACAGTTACTGAAACTGCCAAACCGTGGACGCGTTGGTGGTGGATGGGAAGTGCTGTTGACGAAAAAGGTTTAGACAAACAGTTGACCACGCTTTCAAAATCAGGCTTTGGTGGAGTGGAAATTGTCCCGATTTATGGTGCAAAAGCTTTTGAAACTCAATACATCAATTACCTTTCTCAGGAATGGATGAAAATGCTTCAATTTACGACCAGCAAAGCAAAAAGCTTACAAATGGGAGTGGATATGTCGGTCGGAACAGGTTGGCCAATTGGCGGACCGCAAGTCAGTGAAAATGATGCGGCAACCAAGATGATTGTTCAGACATACGAGATTTTGCCGAATGAAAAATTCTCAGAAAAAATTGTTCTGAAAGACGAAAAGCAGAAGAATTTAAAAACAATAAAACTTGATATTGTAACGGCTTACAATGATAAAAATGAAACGGTTGTTTTAACTGATAAAATCAATGCTGACGGAACTTTAAACTGGAAACCCACATCAGTAAAATGGACGGTTTACGCTGTTTTTATTGGTAAAACTTTACAAAAGGTAAAACGCGCCGCTCCAGGTGGTGAAGGTTACACATTAGACCATTTTTCGCCCAACGCGACAAAAGATTATCTGAAGACTTTTGATAAAGCTTTCGGAAATTCAAACTACGGAATCCGTTCTTTTTTTAACGACAGTTATGAAGTTTACAATGCAGATTGGACGCCCGATTTTAAATCAGAATTTCAAAAAAGACGTGGTTACGATTTGAGTCCGTACATCAGATATTTGGTGGGTAATGAAGAAAATGAAATCGCTGCAAGAGTAAAATCTGATTACAGAGAAACATTGAGCGACCTTATTTTGAACCGTTTTACCAAAGATTTTACCGATTGGGCACATTCCAAAAACTCAAAAAACACCAACCAGGCACACGGTTCACCGGGAAATTTATTGGATTTATATGCAGCTGTTGACATTCCCGAATCTGAAACTTTCGGAAGCACACCGTTTGATATTATAGGTTTGAAAAGAGACAGTGCCGACATTCAAAAATCGGATGTTCCTGATATCAATATGTTGAAATTTTCTTCTTCAGCAGCCAATGTGACGGGCAAAAAACTGATTTCCAATGAAACTTTTACGTGGCTGACTGAGCATTTCAAAACCTCGTGGTCACAGGCAAAACCGGAAGTGGAGCAGGTTTTTTTATCAGGAATCAATCACGTTTTTTATCACGGAACAACGTACACGCCAGCGGATGTGAAATTTCCCGGATGGCTGTTTTATGCGTCGACCAATTTTGTGCCTGAAAACAGTTTGTGGCCGCAATTGAGTGGATTGAATTCTTATGTTGCCCGCACACAAAGTGTTTTGCAAAGCGGAAAATCAGATAATGACCTGTTAATTTACTGGCCAATTTACGACCAATGGGCGAACCCAAAAGGAAAAGATGTTACCTTTAAAATTCATAATATTGAAAAGTGGTTACAGCCAACTGAATTTTATAAAAATTTGGATAACCTAGGCAAGGCCGGATATTCTCTGGATATGGTTTCCGACAAAATGATTGGCGAGGCGACGTTGAATAATCAAAATATTCAGGTTTCAAAAGAGGGCGGTTCTTACAAGGTTTTAATTGTTCCTCAATTGGATTATTTACCGGAATCAACTTTGAAAAACATCTTGAATTTAGCACAAAACGGCGCATCAGTTATATTCCAAAACGAACCGAAAAATATTCCTGGATTTTTTGAATCTGAAAAAAGAAAATCAGATTTACAAACTTTATGGAAGTCAATTTCTTTTCAACAAAATGGAAATGTAAAATCGGCAACATTTGGAAAAGGGAAAATTATCCTGACTTCGGAGGTTGAAAAAGGTCTGGAATTTTTAAAAATCGAGAGAGAAAAACTGACGGATACAGGATTGAAATTCGTGAGAAGACAGTTTGATGGCGGAAAATATTATTACATCGTCAATCATACTTCGAAGGAAATCAATCAGAATATTCCGTTAAATTTTGTTGGAAAACAAGTCGCTCTGATGAATCCTGAAAATGGAGATTTTGGAATTGCTCAAACTCAAAAGAATTCAGTAAAACTTCAATTAAAATCTGGAGAATCAATTATTATAAAAGCTTCGGAAACTGCAGATAATTCCCTTGCGAATTGGAAATATGTAGAGAAAGCAGAAGCTCCACTTATTTTAAATCAACCTTGGCAATTGTCATTCAAAGTAGGCGGTCCTGAACTTCCAAAATCAAGAACTTTGACGAAGCTTCAGCCTTGGACGAATTTCAAGGAAGATGCGTCAACACAAAGCTTCTCAGGAACTGGAATCTACACGACCACATTTAATTTAAAGCAAAATAAAGCCGATGATTATCTGTTGAAATTCGACAAAATGTACGAAAGCGCAAAAGTGATTATCAATGGAAAGGAAGCCGGAATTGTCTGGAGCAATCCGTTTGAAATCAACGTCGGAAAATATCTTAAAAAAGGAAAAAACACCATTCAGATTGAAGTTTCAAACCTGATGGCCAACCGAATCCGATATATGGACCAAAATAAAATCGAATGGCGAAATTATCACGAAATCAACTTTGTAAATATTAACTACAAGCCTTTCGATGCATCCAATTGGAAAGTTCAGCCTTCCGGTTTGGATTGCGAAATTCAATTAATCCCAATTCATTATTCAAAATAA
- a CDS encoding rhamnogalacturonidase has product MKRQNNFNILLSLIAVLIFSSAVKSQDKFPDGTAIPKWFKENKPTDINKLGKKYIITENGMKNDSTILQTKKLQEIIDLAAKNGGGVVIVPKGTFLISSVFFKQGTHLHLENGAKLKGSDDINDYPVVMTRMEGQTVKYFPAMINADGLDGFTISGKGELNGNGLRFWKSFWKRREWNPKCTNMDEMRPRIIYISNSKNVQIEDITVKNSPFWSTHYYKSHFVKLLNLTILAPKEPVKAPSTDAVDIDACSNFLIKNCYMSVNDDAIALKGGKGPKADTDPNNGENRNILIEDNTFGFCHSVLTCGSESIHNYNVVLRNSTVKDASRLLHLKMRPDTPQHYEYLTVDNIKGNVKTFIYVKGWNQFFDLKGEARPKKGLANNITIKNIDLSCETAFSIEKSDLFDLKDFTFENFKIKALKPEMENLKNIQNLKQNNLKVEQVASLTQSYDKKDDSDIAAK; this is encoded by the coding sequence ATGAAAAGGCAAAACAATTTTAATATTCTTTTATCCCTAATTGCAGTTTTAATTTTTTCTTCAGCAGTAAAAAGTCAGGACAAATTCCCAGACGGAACTGCAATCCCAAAATGGTTTAAAGAAAACAAACCTACCGACATTAACAAATTAGGAAAAAAATACATCATTACGGAAAATGGAATGAAGAATGATAGCACGATTCTTCAAACTAAAAAGCTTCAGGAAATTATTGATTTAGCGGCTAAAAATGGAGGCGGAGTTGTTATAGTTCCGAAAGGAACTTTTCTTATCAGTTCAGTTTTCTTTAAGCAGGGTACCCATTTACATTTAGAAAATGGAGCAAAATTAAAAGGTAGCGACGATATCAACGATTATCCGGTGGTGATGACAAGAATGGAAGGGCAGACTGTAAAGTATTTTCCGGCAATGATTAATGCTGACGGATTAGACGGTTTCACGATTTCAGGGAAAGGCGAGCTGAACGGAAACGGACTTCGTTTCTGGAAATCCTTCTGGAAAAGACGCGAGTGGAATCCAAAATGTACCAATATGGATGAAATGAGACCTAGAATTATCTACATTTCAAATTCTAAAAATGTTCAGATTGAAGATATTACCGTTAAAAATTCACCCTTCTGGAGCACGCATTATTACAAATCTCATTTTGTTAAATTATTGAACCTGACAATTCTTGCACCTAAAGAACCTGTAAAAGCACCAAGTACAGACGCGGTTGACATTGATGCTTGTTCAAATTTTTTAATTAAAAATTGTTATATGTCAGTCAACGACGATGCAATTGCTTTGAAAGGCGGAAAAGGTCCAAAAGCTGATACAGACCCAAACAACGGAGAAAACAGAAATATTCTAATCGAAGACAATACTTTCGGATTCTGCCACTCAGTTTTGACTTGCGGAAGCGAATCGATTCACAACTACAACGTTGTTTTGCGTAATTCTACTGTTAAAGATGCATCAAGATTATTGCACTTAAAAATGCGTCCTGACACGCCTCAACATTACGAATATTTGACCGTTGACAACATCAAAGGAAATGTGAAAACATTTATTTACGTAAAAGGCTGGAATCAGTTTTTTGATTTAAAAGGTGAAGCAAGACCTAAAAAAGGATTGGCGAATAATATCACGATAAAAAACATCGATTTAAGTTGCGAAACTGCGTTCTCTATTGAAAAATCAGATTTGTTTGATTTGAAAGATTTCACTTTTGAAAATTTTAAAATCAAAGCCTTAAAGCCTGAAATGGAAAATCTGAAGAATATTCAGAACTTAAAACAAAATAATCTTAAAGTGGAGCAGGTTGCTTCTCTCACGCAATCTTACGACAAAAAAGACGATTCTGATATTGCTGCAAAATGA
- a CDS encoding rhamnogalacturonan acetylesterase, with protein sequence MKNAFSFLIVFIGSILFGQQTSFKFDFGGKRVQKDYISITENSKFDKKIGYGFMDISGLKSIDRGGNALTGDFITSDKPFYFSVVLPEGNYDIQLTLGDKKGSSETTVRVENRRLMLDDVKTKEGEIVEKTISVHVKDSIIRNQKGEHIGIVKLKPRETKYLHWDNLLTIEFNDNSPKVCAVTIQPNKKAKTIYLTGDSTVVDAQYEPWASWGQMLPYFFVPKDVVIANYAESGETLKAFEDRHRIDKIWNKIKPGDYLFIQFGHNDQKAGNSVKSGYRKRLKEWIEKAKSLGAIPVLVTSMNRRVFDENNKIVNKLDDFPDAMREIAKEENVYLIDLNAMSKTLFEAMGPENSKKAFVYYPANSYPNQKQTLADDTHFNPYGAYELAKCVVKSIVDQKLSLSKYISKNYKGFDPNKPDAVEGFHWPESIYMESLKPDGN encoded by the coding sequence ATGAAAAACGCATTCTCATTTTTAATAGTTTTCATCGGTTCAATTCTTTTTGGACAACAAACCAGTTTCAAGTTTGATTTTGGCGGAAAAAGAGTGCAGAAAGATTACATTTCCATCACCGAAAATTCAAAATTCGATAAGAAAATCGGTTATGGTTTTATGGATATTTCCGGCTTAAAATCAATCGACCGAGGCGGAAATGCGTTAACTGGAGATTTTATCACAAGCGATAAACCTTTCTATTTTTCGGTGGTTCTTCCAGAAGGAAATTATGATATTCAATTGACATTAGGCGACAAAAAAGGAAGTTCTGAAACGACCGTCCGTGTAGAAAATCGCCGTTTAATGCTAGATGATGTGAAAACAAAAGAAGGCGAAATTGTAGAAAAAACAATTTCAGTTCACGTAAAAGACAGCATTATAAGAAATCAAAAAGGAGAACATATCGGAATTGTAAAATTGAAACCGAGAGAAACAAAATATCTGCATTGGGACAATCTGCTGACGATTGAGTTTAATGATAATTCTCCAAAAGTTTGTGCGGTTACAATTCAACCAAATAAAAAAGCAAAAACAATTTATTTGACAGGTGATTCTACTGTTGTTGATGCACAATATGAACCGTGGGCTTCGTGGGGACAAATGTTGCCATACTTTTTTGTTCCAAAAGATGTAGTCATTGCCAATTATGCCGAAAGCGGAGAAACCTTAAAAGCCTTTGAAGACCGTCACAGAATCGATAAAATCTGGAATAAAATAAAACCGGGAGATTATCTTTTCATTCAGTTTGGGCACAACGACCAAAAAGCGGGAAACAGTGTAAAATCAGGTTACAGAAAAAGGCTAAAAGAATGGATTGAGAAAGCAAAAAGTTTAGGAGCAATTCCCGTTTTGGTCACTTCAATGAACCGTAGAGTTTTTGATGAAAATAATAAAATAGTCAATAAGCTTGATGACTTTCCGGACGCAATGCGTGAAATTGCAAAAGAAGAAAATGTATATTTAATCGACCTCAATGCGATGAGTAAAACATTATTTGAAGCGATGGGGCCAGAAAATTCCAAGAAAGCATTCGTTTATTATCCAGCGAATTCTTATCCAAATCAAAAGCAAACTTTGGCAGATGATACACACTTCAATCCTTACGGCGCTTACGAATTAGCAAAATGTGTCGTGAAATCTATTGTAGACCAAAAATTATCTTTGAGTAAATACATATCAAAAAATTATAAAGGTTTTGACCCCAATAAACCCGATGCCGTTGAAGGTTTTCACTGGCCTGAAAGCATTTATATGGAATCATTAAAACCTGATGGAAATTAG
- a CDS encoding Crp/Fnr family transcriptional regulator: MLRTNQIFLDFITKLYEKQERKEDVILKQFTKGQILLMQNDKSSKVMLMKEGIVKCYFSEENDKEFILEFLGKGEILGEIECIRNIPCLCNIEAMTDVSVYALSVPYFRELLKNNLELNALLVDAFAERIVNTSKRASFQQLYTVEHSLRKLFELQSKQDIQLSKEDLAAYLGISVRSLNRSLKNLVE; the protein is encoded by the coding sequence ATGTTACGCACCAACCAGATATTTTTAGATTTTATTACTAAACTTTACGAGAAGCAAGAGCGAAAAGAAGATGTGATTTTAAAGCAGTTTACAAAAGGGCAAATACTTTTGATGCAGAACGATAAATCAAGCAAAGTCATGCTGATGAAAGAAGGAATTGTGAAATGCTATTTTAGTGAAGAAAACGACAAAGAATTTATTCTTGAGTTTTTAGGAAAAGGTGAAATTCTTGGCGAGATAGAATGCATTAGAAATATCCCCTGTTTATGCAATATCGAGGCGATGACCGATGTTTCGGTGTATGCGTTGTCGGTTCCTTATTTCCGTGAATTGTTAAAAAATAATTTAGAACTCAATGCTTTGCTTGTCGATGCTTTTGCAGAGCGTATTGTGAATACTTCAAAGCGAGCCTCTTTCCAGCAATTATATACGGTTGAGCACAGTTTGCGGAAACTTTTTGAGCTTCAGTCAAAACAGGATATTCAACTTTCCAAAGAAGATTTGGCAGCATATTTAGGAATTTCGGTAAGAAGTTTAAATAGAAGTTTGAAAAATTTGGTAGAATAA